Within the Corallococcus exiguus genome, the region CTCCATGGCCAGGTGGCGCACGTACATCTCCAGCGAGGCCTTGGCGGCGCTGATGAGGCCGGTGTTGCCCAGGTGCGTCTCGTCCAGCGGGTTCTGCAGGCCCAGGAGGCGCGCGTTCGGGGCCAGCAGGTCGCGTTGAACCAGCGCCTGCGTCCAGTACACGAACGAGTGCGCCATGCAGTCGAACGTGCGCTGGATGCGGCGTGGGTGGAGTCGGTCTGGACCCTCGGAGAGGAAGCGGCCCACGGACGCGCCTGCGATGGCGTGCACGAACAGTTTCACGCTGCGGGGGCCCGCGCGCTGGAGCAGCTCGTCCGCGCCGGCCTCGGCGGCTTCGGGCGTGGAGGCATCCGCCTGCCGCAGGTGCACGTCCCGGCCCAGGTCGCGCACGCGGGTCTCCAGCTCGCGCGCGGTGTCCGGATAGCGGCCCCGGTGCACGCCGAAGACGTTCAGCCCCGGCTTGCGCGCGACGGCCTCCGCGATGGCCGCGCCCGAGCCGGAAGAGGCACCCAGGATGAGCGCCCACGCCGGGGGAGCGTCCTCCGATGCGGCTGGAGGAGATCCGCCTGGGACAGGGGTCACGTGCATGGTGCTCCCATCATAGGAAGCCACGCACGGGGAGGTGCGGGAGACGGCAGGGGTCCTCGACGGAAAGGGGGATGGAGTGGAAAGATCCACCCATGCCCTCAGTGAAGTCCCTCTTCGCGTGGCGGGTCGTGCCCGTCCTCGCACTGCTCGTGGCCTGTGCCCATGGCTCCTCGGACGAAACGAAGTCGGCGGCCGAACAGGAGCTCTCTACGCTGTACATGCGCACCTGCGGTGGGAGGTTGGCGCAAGCGTGCTTCGAACAGGCCGAGCGCCTCCGCGTGGGCGACGGCGTCCCGAAGGGCGTGGCGCGCGCGGCGACGCTCTACGAGCTGGGCTGCAACGGCGACGACCTGCGCGCGTGCGTGGCGCTGGGGGTGTTGAAGGAGGAGGGCCGGGGCGTCGCGAAGGACGAGGCCGAGGCGGCGCGACTGTATTCGCGGGGCTGTGAGCGGGACCTGCCGGAGGGCTGTGGCCACCTGGCGCTGCTGTACGGCGAGGGCCGGGGCGTGGCGAAGGACCCCGCGCAGGCGGTGCGCCTCTACGAGCGCGGCTGCGCCGGGGATGACCGGCTGTCGTGCAACAACCTGGGCGTGCTGAAGCTGATGGGCGGCTTCGGCGTCGCGCAGGATGTGGCGGCGGGCATGGGGATGCTGGTGCAGGCGTGCAACCGGAGCCTCGGGGTCGCCTGTCTCACGGTGGCGCGCGAGTTCGACCAGGGCGTGCGCACGCGCAAGGACGAGCGCCTCGCGGCCAGCTACTTCCGCACGGCGTGCGGCCTGGGGGAGAAGGACGCGTGCGCCTCCGCGAACGCGACGGTGGCGGAAAAGCCGGAGCCCACGCCCGCGGCCACGCCGGAGGAGGGCGCGAAGCTGGAGAAGATCCGCGCCATGTGTGAGACGGGCTCGGGCGTGGGCCTGGGCATGGCGTGCTACGTGATGGGCACCGCGTACGAGAAGGGCGGCGCGGGCGTGGCGGTGAACCCCGGCCGCGCGACGATGTTCTACCAGCGCGCGTGCGACCACGAGGTGCCGGAGGCCTGCGGCGACGTGCGGCGCATGCTGGGGCTCGCGGCGGACGGCACGAAGGCCGAGGCGCCGAAGCAGTCCGTGCTGCAATCGCTCCAACTGGACCCGGCGAAGATCGCTCCGGAGAAGCCGAAGCAGTCCGTCTTGCAATCGCTCCAACTGGATGCGGGCAAGGTCTCCGCGAACGCGAAGCCCCCGCCGCGAGCCTCCGTCGACCGCTGGAAGGAGGAGTGCCGGGACGGCGCGGGCGAGGGGGATGCATGCGCCCGGCTCGGGGACGAGCTGCTGCGCGGGAGCGCCGGGCTCCCGGTGGACGCGGCGAAGGGACTGAAGCTGCTGGAGGAGGCCTGCATGAAGCGCACGGCCTCCGCCTGTGCGCGGCTTGGCTCCTTGATGCTCGTTGGTAACGGAAGCCTGGGGGTCACGCGAGCGCCCCTCGTGGGCCTCGTCCTCCTGGAGACGGGGTGCGAAGCGCGCGACGGCGGCGACGCGTGCCACGTGCTGGGCCGGGCCCTGCTCGAAACCTCCCACCGGTACGCGAACCCGGGGAAGGGCGTGCAGGCCTTGCGTGATGGATGCTTCAACCACGAAGAGCTGGAGAGCTGCGCCCGGTTCATCCGCGTGACGCGGCAGCTCGCCGATTCGGGTCCGGAGGAGGTGCGCGCGGACGCTCGGCGCAGCCTCCCCGCCATCCAGGCCCAGGCATGCAAGGCGCGCAAGACGGGGGCCTGCAAGGAGCTGGGCCAGCCGCTGCCGAAGGACACCCTGCGGGTGCGCCACCTGCGGGCGGACTGCGACGCGGGTGACCCCGATGCCTGCGAGGACCTGGCCCATGCGTACCAGAAGGGCGACAGCGTCGAGCGCGACCTCGAAGAGGAGCTCCGGGTGGCGGAGAAGGGGTGCGCGGGTGGCAGCACCCATGCCTGCTTACGGCTGGCGAGGCGCTACAGCGAGACGGTCTCCGGAGGGACACCCCTCGACCTGGAGGCCGCCTTCGCACGCGCGGAGCAGGCCTGTGCCATGAAGTCCGGGGACGCGTGCGGGTTGCTCGAGAACCTCCTGCGGGAGCACCGGCAGCTGGGGACGGATGCACCACGGGTCCAGGAAGCCCGTGCGCGGGCCTGCTTGTACTGGCCCGCGTTCTGGCGCGAGAAGGAATGCGCGAAGTAGGCCTCAGTAGCGCTTCGGCGGTGATGGGCGGCCGGGTGCCCCTGGCGCAGGGGCTTGGTGAAGTTGCGCCGTCCGCTGGTGGAAAGCCCGCTGCACGAAGGGATGGGTGGGTTGTTCCCGGGTCCGTCCGCGTTTACCGATGAAGGACGCATCCCCAGCGCCGTGGAGAAGGAGCCTCCCATCGTGCGTACTCCAGAGAAGGTCGTGTTCGGCCACACCGTCGAAGGCCTGCTGGTGGCCCTGGATGGGCATCTGGAAGGTCCGCTCCGGCCGAGGTTGAAGGCCGTGGGCCTGGACCTGGATGAGAAGCTGGCGCCTGCCTATCCCCGGGACCAGTGGCACCAGATGTTGCTCCTGGGGGCGCAGGTGCTCTTCCCGCACCACTCCGTCGCGCAGGCGCACTGGCATTTGGGCCAGCGCTTCGTCACGGCCTACTTCGCCACCCGCATCGGTCGCGCGCTCCAGGGCGTGCTGAAGTTCCTGGGCCCCGCGCGCACGCTGGAGCGCACCACGCGCAACATGGCCTCCGGCAACAACTACCTGCACGTGGACGTGGAGCGCCTGGCAGCCACCGACTATCGGCTCCGGGTGAACGAAGGCGGCATCCACGCGGAGTTCATCGGGGCCCTGTGCCACTTCGGCACGCTGACCACCGGCGTGAAGGGACTCACCACCGTGGTGGAGGGCCGTGAAGGTCCCTCCGCGACGTACCGGATGCGCTGGTAGCGGCCCCCGTCCTCAGCCGTGGGAGATGACGAACTCCTGCGCTCCCACGCGCACCTGGAGCAGGCGCTGGATGCCCGACCCCAGCTTCCACCGGATGGCGAGCTGATCCATCCACGCGACGAACGCGGTGACGCGGAAGTCGTCGCAGGCCAGGTCATCCAGGGACGTGAACACCTGCTGCACGGCGGAGGTCGCGTCGTTCTCCGCGATGACGGCTTCCGAATGGATGGCCTTGTTCAGCGCGATGAGCTTGTCGAGCAGATCCCTCCAGAACACGTACACCTTCCCGTACGGCTGGCTCCCGATGTCGCCTGCGTAGCGTGACGACTGCACGAGCACATCCGAGAACGTGCCCGTCCCGCCACCCTGCTCCCAGTGCGACGCGACGAAGCCGTCCGGTCCGGCATGGTTCTTCAGGTGCCAGGCCACGCTCGCCTTCGCCCGGTCGAGCGTCCAGTCCTTCGCCCCGTCCTTGAGGTACGCGTCCCAGAGCGGCGTGTAGAGCTCTTCCCGGCGCTGGAGGCTGGTGCGCACGGGTTGGCTGGCCCGGGGCATGGCTCGCGCCAGGGCTCGTGCGAAGGCGTTGCGTTCGAAGGCGGGTTCGGAGCCCAGCTTCGCCAGCAGCCGCCGGAAGCTGGGGTTGTCCACGCGCAGGTCCAGCCGCGTTTCGGTCTTCGTGCCGGCGGGCGCCGCGCGGAAGAGGCGGTCCACCAACGCTGGTGCGTCCTCCGGACGGACCGCGCCCCAGACGGTGGCTCCGTCCACCGCGCGTTGGATGAGCTCCTTCGACAGGCCGTCCTCCACCTGGCTCTGGGCGAAGAAGGAGTATTCGAACTCGTCCGCGCTGGGCGTGAGGCTGAAGCGCGGCATCTGGGCGCTGAAGTCGAGCCCCCAGCGGGAGGTCTTCCCGTACAGCACGCCCGAGCTCGTGTAGCTGCGCGCCCCCAGGAACGCGTAGCGGCGAGGGCCCTGCCGGTGGTCGCGGGACGCGTGCTGGACGACGGCCTTGAGCTTCCGCCGGTCCTCCTGCGAGGCGAAGTTGACGTCGCGCCAGCCCAGGCCCAGGCCCCAGACGCGCTGGGACTCCACGGACTTCATGTGGAAGTAGCGCCGCAGCCAGGCGTCATTCACCCGGTGCTGGATGGAGGCCAGGTCGCCGGAGACGAACGCGCCGTGCGCGCCCGCCAGCTCCTCCACGGGCACCTCCAGCTCCAGGAGCGTCGCGTCCTCGGTGCTGCGCGCGTACTCGTATTCGAAGCCGGCCTTGAGCGTGCCGCTGACCACGCTCTCGACGAAGTCCTTCAGTTCTTCGTACGCGGCCGTCACCGACGCGAGCGTGGCCTCCACCGGCTTGTGGAACCCCAGCTGCTTCAGCAGCGCGGCGGCGACCTGGAGGAGCGCGGGTGTGAGCGAGCCCTGCTCCAGGCCGTCGACGATCTTCAACGCGTCCTGCACCTTCGCGTCCACGGCGCCCAGGATGGAGGCGAGCAGCGGCGACGAGTACCCCAGCGACACCCCCGCGGATATCTGGGCCGCAGCGGAGTCCGAGGTGGCCTTGCGGACCGACACCCGGAACGGTCCGTCCTTCGGCCGTGAGAAGACGATGCGGAACTCGTCCTGGAGCGACACGGTGCCGCCGATGGACGCGCCCACCTCCGCCTTCAGCTCGAACACCAGCTGCCCGGCCAACCGCTTCGCGAGCGCCCCCACCAGGGACGTGCTGATGGCGGACCAGGAGACCTTCACTCCGGCCTTCAGGGCCACGCGCGTCTGGAACGACAGGGCATCACCGGGTTGGAGTGCCTGCACATCCCCCAGCACGAAGGGCAGGCGCAGGGACTTCGCGTCCGAGCCCAGCGCGGCCTCCAGGATCTGGGTCGCGGCGTGGTGCCGGTAGTCCGCCACCTTCACCTGGAGTGAGCCGCCGCCGCTCAACTCGACGAAGGGGAAGTTCCCCTGGCCGTTGGCCTCCGCGCTCAGCTCCGCCGCGTACTTCAGCCAGCACGCGGTCCCGTCCGGGGAGAAGAGGGGCTCCACCGAGGCGCCGTCCAGCTGCTTCGGAGGCACGCCGATGATGCCGTACGCGTCCTTGTCGTTCCGGTCGTTGAAGAGCTCGACGGGGACCTTGAGGGTGCCCGTCAGGGACACCTGGCCTCCCTGGATGGGGATGGCCTTGTTGCCGTTCAGCTCCGCGTGGCCCAGCGCCTGTTCGTGAGCGGCGTTGCCCAGCGCGAGCTTGAGCGTGTTCACCGCGGGAATGTGGATGCTCCAGCTCATGAGACTCCCCCACCTTGGATTGCCTGTGTCCCTGGGACCGCTGAGCAATCATTGACGTGGGGCCTGCCTGGCCGCTTCTGACGGCGGGGAGGTGCGACTGTCCTCACAGCGAAATCGTCATCACCCCGGGGATGTAGGGGTTGTTCACAAGTCGGTGTTCGGACTAACCAGGGGGCACCCAAGCCACGTCATCCCCCGAGCCGTGGCGGAGGAGCCCCTCGTGTCGAACCCCTCGGAGATCGTCTTCGGCCATACGGTCGAAGGTCTGCTGTTGGCCTTGAAGGGCCGGCTGGAAGGCCCGCTGCGCGCGAAGCTGAAGGACGCCGGGCTGGACCTGGACCGGAAGCTGGAGCCCGCGTATCCGAACGCCATCTGGCAGAAGCTCCTGCAGATTGGAGCGACGGAGCTGTTTCCGAACGTGTCCATGAACGAGGCGCAGTGGCTGCTGGGTGAGCGCTTCGTCGTGGGCTACTTCGAGACGAACATGGGCCGCGCGCTGCAAACGGTGCTGAAGCTGCTGGGCCCCGCGCGCGCCCTGGAGCGCACGTCGCGCAACCTGGCCTCCGGCAGCAACTTCCTGCACGTGGAGGTGGAGCGGCTGGCGGACACGGACTACCGCATCAAGGTGAACGAGGGCGGGACCTACCCGGAGTTCATCGGCTCCATCTGCCACCACGGAACGATGACCACCGGCGTGAAGGGCCTCACCACCGTGGTCGAGTCCCGCCAGGGCCGCGCCGCCATCTACCGCGTGCGCTGGTAGTCACGCGCCGCGTCCAGCAGTCCCTGCACCGCGCCCGTCACCTCGCGGTGCACCGTGAGCAGGGCCTCCCGGTCCGCCGCGTCGAATCCCGGGGTCAGGTGGGTTGTCAGTGGCTCTCCAACCCATTGGGTCATCTTCACCGGGAAGGACAGGGACAGCGGCCACAGGCCCGTGGCGCCCACGCCCAGCCACAGCGGCAGCCTTCCGGGCATCCCCACGCGCTTGCCCCATGCGTAGCCGTCGTTCAGGCCCACGTAGGCGTCGTCCATGCCGTGGCCCGCGATGGGGACGATGGGCAGCCCGTAGCGCATGGCCAGGCGCAGGTAGCCCAGCCGTTCTCCCCAGTCCACGCGGTAGCGGTGCCGGAAGTCGCGGCAGCCCTCGCGTGTGCCTCCTGGCTGCACCAGCACGTGCTCGCCCTTCTTCACCGCTTCCTCCAGCAGCGGCCCGTCGCTGGTGACGAAGCCCAGCCCGTCCGCCACCTGGCGCATGCCCGGGATGCGGTCGAACGCGCCGTGCGCGATTCCGTGCGGCAGGTAGCCCAGCCGGTCGTGCAGCGTCACCGTCAGCATGCACAGGTCCACCGCCAGGGGCCGGCCGTGGTAGCCCACCAGCAGCTTCGCTCCGGGGCGCAAGAGCGGCTCCAGGTTCACCACTTCGTAGCGGTGGTAGCGCTGGAGCAGGCGGAACGTCGTCAGCCACGCGGCCCGTGCCGCTGTCGCCGTGACCGTCACCCACCCACCCGGTACAGCACCGCGCCGTGCGCCACGCCCGCGCCCACGCCCACCATCAACACCCGGTCCCCCGGCTTCACCGGCCGCGTGCGCCACAGGCGATCCAACCCCGTGCCCAGCGACGCGGAGCCCACGCTGCCCACCGTGTCCACCACCGTGACGCTCTTCTCCTCCGGCACCTCCAACGCCTGGAGGATGGCCGCGAACATGCTCCCGTTCGGCTGGTGCGTGAGCACCCACTCCACGTCCGCCACCGTCAGCCCCGCGCCCTGCAGCACCGCCGATGCCGCGCGCTTCAGCGCCCCCAGTGCGACGCGCGTCATGTCGCGCGCGGGCGTGAGGAAACGCATGCCCTCGCGCTGGCCCGTCTGGTGCGGGTTCTCCAGCACGACGTCCGGCGGCAGCGTGCCGTCGTTGCCGAACGCCGCCCCCAGCACGCCTTCGCCGGGCCGGGCCTCGCCCAGCACCACCGCCGCCGCGGCGTCACCCAGCACCAGGTAGGGACGCGGGTCTTCCGGCCGTGTGGTGCGCGACAGCAGCTCCACGGACACCACGCCCACCGGTCCCAGCCCCGTCGCCACCGAGCGCGCCGCCAGGTCGAACGCGCTCAAGAAGCCCATGCACGCGTTGCTCACGTCCATCGCATCGCACGTCCCGGACAGTCCCAGCGCCGCCGCCACCCGGCTGCCGTTGGCCGGCGTGGTGACGTCTCCGCCCATCGACGACACGAACAGGATTCGCCGGAGCGCCGTCGCCGGGAGTCCCGCCGCCTCCAGTGCGCCTCGCAGAGCATGCGCGCCCAGGTCCGCTGCGCGCATGCCCGCCGGAGCGAAGTGCCGCGTGCGGATGCCTGTCTTTCGCTCTACCTCCGCCGCATCGCGGCCGACTCGCGCGCAAACCTCCGCGGTCGTTACCGGTGGGCCCGGCAGCACGCTCGCGGTGCCGAGGATGCGGACCGGAATCACGCGGCCCTCCGGCCACCGGCCGCGTTCCGGCGCCCGCGCAGCGCTTCCCAGGCCTGCTTGAACTCCAGCAGCTTCTGCTCCAGGCCCATGTCTCGCGCGGCCTCGTCCAGCACCTCGTCCACGTGCGTGAAGCGCATGGAGCCGAGCAACGGATGCTCGCGCGTGCCCACGTCGTAGCGCAGGTCTCCTCGCGCGGACTCCAGGTCGCCGTTGCGGTGCAGGAGCAGCACTCCGCTGGCCAGCAGGTCCTTCGCTCGCGCCACGGGGTTGAGCGCGGAGAGGAACAGCCCCACCGCTCCGGGCAGCAGCGGCCGCGCTGCGTGGTGGTGGCCCGCGGGGAAGATGTTGCTGGAGAAGACCAGGTCCGCGCCCGCGTGGAGCAGCACGTCCACCGGCACCATGCTGGTGAAGGCCCCGTCCACGTAGCGCGCGGGCGGCTGGAGCGTGGGCGCCCAGACGCCCGGCGCGGATCCACTCGCGCGCACCGCCAACGCCAGCGGTCCCTTTTCCAGCACCACGCAGCGGCCCGTGGTCAGGTCCGTCGTCACCGGCAGGAAGCCCATGGGCAATTCCTCCAGCGCCAGGTCCCCCAGGTCGCCGCGCACCAGCCACTCCATGGCCTGCGTGGTGACCACGGAAGACAGCGCCGCGGCGGACAGGTGCCCATTCCGCGCGCGGTGCTGGAGCCGGCGCAGGCCGTCCAGACCTTCACGGCCGTCGCGCGCGGTGCCGCAGTAGTACGCGCCCACCAGCGAGCCCATGCTGGCGCCGCTGAGGAAGTCCACCGGCACGTCCAGCGCCGCCAGCCTCCGCAACAGGTGCGCGTGGTAGAAGCCCCACACGCCGCCGCCACTGAGCGCCAGCCCCACGCGCCGGCCGGTGATGGCGCGCGCCCACCGCGACAGCGCGTCCCTCGTCCCCGCGTCCAGGCCCAACGCCGCCAGGGGCCGCGAATCCCCGGGCCGCACCACCAGCCGCTCCCAGTCCAGCCGCAGCCGGCACCCGGGCGGCGGCGCCTCCTCGTCCCATCCGTCCTCGTCCGGCAGCGAGCGCCCCTGCAACATCGTGCTGCCCTGCGATCGCCACGGCGACAGCAGTACGGTGAGCAGCACCGGCGCTCCCGGCGTCCCCACTCTGTCCGTCTCTCCACCCGGCGGCACCAGCCGCACCTCGCGCGGTGTCAGCACCTCCGGCACCGGCACTCCATCCACCAGCACGCAGTCGAAGTCCTCACCTTCGGCGAGGAGCGGCGCGCCCGGAGTCACCGTGCGGCGGAACACGCCGTCGGCTCCGCGCACCGCGCCTTTCGTGCGCTTCGCCCCCGCGCGCACGAGCAGCACCCGGTCCCCGAAGTCATGGACCATCACCTTCGCCACCAGCTCCACCAACACGGACCGCGTCGCGGGCGGCAGGTCCAGCCCCTGCTGCGCGTGGAACGTCACCACGTCCGGCCGCGCCGCCGCGCTTCCTCCAGGGCTTCCAGGCCGAAGCACCGCCGCCACCGCCTCCAGCTCCACTCGAGGAAGGAAGAGGGCATGCGACGCGGACGCCGCCGTCACCGTGACGGGCCAGGTGCCGCGCGCGAGCGCCTCCACGCCCAGCGACATCCCCGAGCGCAGGTGCAGCAGCACCGTCCCTCCCGTCGTCATCCGCCACTCGCCCGAGCGCAGGAGGTAGATGCCGTCCACCGGCTCGCCCTCGCGGCAGATGCCCTCGCCTGGCTGGGGCTCCACCGGCCGGGCCCGCTCCAGCAAGCGGAGCAGGGCGGACGCACGCGCGTGGCGCAGCACGGGGGCTTGCTTCAACGTGTACAGCCAGCGACGCCGCTCATCGACAGTCAGAGGAGAAGGCATGCGTCGCCCAAGGATAACCAGGACGCTCCGGCGCGGGGTAGCGCGCCGGAGTGCCTGCCCGCTCCGTGCGGGTCGTCGTTACGCCGGTTGGGGTCGCGGTGGCTCCCCCTCGGGAGGGATGGCCGGCGGCGGCGGGTTGCTCGGACCGCGAGGTGAATTGCCGTGCTTGCGGTGTTTCAGGACCTTCGTGCGCGCGCCTTCCACCAGCGCGTAGAGCACCGGGATGAAGATGAGGTTCACGAAGGTGGAGAAGAGCATTCCGCCGAAGACGGCCGTGCCCAGCGACTTGCGCGCGGAGGCGCCCGCGCCGCTGGCCAGCATCAGCGGCACCACGCCGAAGAGGAACGCGAAGGACGTCATCAGGATGGGCCGCAGGCGCGTCTCCGCCGCGTTGATGGCGGACTCCACCACGCCCTGACCCTGTGCGCGCAGTTGCTCGCCGAACTCCACGATGAGGATGGCGTTCTTCGACGCGAGGCCCACCAGCATCACCAGGCCCACCTGACAGAACACGTCGTTCACCAGCCCGCGCAGGTTCTGCAACAGCAGCGCGCCCATCATCGCGACGGGCACCGCGAGCATGACGACGAAGGGCAGGGCGAAGCTTTCATACTGGGCGGCCAGCACCAGGAACACGAACACGATGCCCAGCGCGAAGATGACGAGCACGGTGTTGCCCGCGCTCTTCTGCTCCTGGGACAGGCCCGTCCACTCGAAGGTGAAGCCCGGCGGCAGGGCCTGCTTCGCCACCTCCTCCATGGCGTTCAAGGCCGTGCCGGTGGAGGTGCCGGGGCTGCCCTGACCGTTGATGTTGGCGGAGCGGAAGAGGTTGTAGTGGGTGATGTTCTGCGCGCTGGTGATGGGCGTCACCCGCACCAGCGCCTCCAGCGGCACCATGGCCCCGGTGTCCGAGCGCACGTAGAAGCTGCCGATGTCCTTCGGGTTGTCGCGGAAGGGCGTCGCGGCCTGCACGAACACGCGGTAGACGCGGTTGGCGAAGGTGAAGTCGTTCACGTACTGGCTGCCCAGGTACACCTGGAGCGTGGAGAACAGCGAGGACAGGGGCACGCCCATGGCCTTGGCCTTCTCCCGGTCCACGTCGATGTTGAGCTGCGGCGAGCCCGCGGTGAACGCGGAGAACACGCCGCGCAGCCGCGGGTCCTGGCCCGCCTTGCCCACCAGGGCCTGCGTGGCCTGCGCCAGTTCCTCCAATGTGCGGCCGCCCTGCTGGTCCTCCAGCACGAACTCGAAGCCGCCCACGCTGCCCACGCCACGGATGGCGGGCGGTTGCAGGGGCAGCACGCGCGCGCCGCCCACCTGGCCCAGCGGACCGCGCAGGCGCTCAATCAGGCCCGCGACGCTGGACTCCTTCGTCTTGCGCTCGTCCCAGGGCTTCAGGTTGATGAAGAGCGAGCCGTAGTTGGCGCCCGTGCCCAGCAGCGAGAAGCCGCCCACGGTGAAGATCTGCGTCACCTCCTCCTGCTGCTTGATGATGCCCTCCACCTGGATGAGCACGTTGCGCGTGTACTCCAGCGACGTGCCCTCCGGGCCCTGCACCGCGATGATGACGTAGCCCTGGTCCTCGTCCGGGATGAAGCCCGTGGGCGTGGCCCGGTAGAGCAGGCCCGTGGCCACCAGGAACACCGCGAAGATGCCCACGACCAGCCACCGCATCTTGCCCAGCATCACGCCCAAGAGCTTCCCGTAGCCGCGCCGGAGCGCGTCCAGGCCCTCGTCGAACTTGCGTGCGAGGACGAACTTCTGGCCCTCGTTCGGGCGCAGGAGGCGCGCGCACAGCGCGGGGGACAGGGTGAGCGCCACGAGCGCGGAGAGGCTGATGGAGAACGCGATGGTGAGCGCGAACTGGCGGTAGATGGCGCCGGTGGTGCCGGGGAAGAAGGACACCGGGATGAACACCGCGGACAGCACCAGCGCGGTGGCCACCACCACGCCGGCCACCTGCTGCATACCCCGGTGGGTGGCCTCCTTCGCGTCCACCTTCTCGTGCTCGATGACGCGCTCCACGTTCTCGATGACCACGATGGCGTCATCCACCACCAGGCCCGTGGCCAGCGTGAGGCCGAAGAGGGTCAGCGTGTTGAGCGAGAACCCGAACGCGTTGACGAACATGAACGTGCCGACCAGTGACACCGGCAGCGTCGTCACCGCCACCAGCACGCTGCGCCAGCCGTGCAGGAAGATGAAGATGACCAGGACGACCAGGAGGATGGCTTCACCCAGCGCCTTGAGCACCTCCTCGATGGAGGCGCTCACCGCGGCCGTGGTGTCGAACGCCACCTGATAGGTGAGGCCCGGCGGGAAGTTGGCGGACAGCCGCTTGAGCTCCGCCTCCACGCCTTCGCGCACCTCCAGCGCGTTGGAGCCGGGCAACTGCGTGATGCCCAGGCCCACCGCGTCCTGGCCGTTGAAGCGCAACAGCTGCTGATAACTCTCCGCGCCCAGCTGCGCGTTGCCCACGTCGCGGATGCGCACCAGGGCGCCGTCAGCGCCGCGCTGGATGACGATGGCGCCGAACTCGTCCGCGGACGTGAGCTGGCCCTTCACCTGGAGGGACAGCTGATACGCCTGCTCCTTGGAGGACGGGGCCTGGCCCACCTTGCCCGCGCCTACCTGGACGTTCTGTTCTTGAAGCGCGTTGACCACGTCCTGCGCGGTGAGGCCGCGGCGGGCCAGCTCCGTGGGGTCCAGCCACAGGCGCATGGCGAAGCGGCGCTCGCCGAAGATGCGCACGTCGCCCACGCCCTTCACACGCAACAGCGCGTCGCGGATGAAGACGTCCGCGTAGTTGCTGATGAACTCCGTGTCGTAGCGCTTCTCCTTGTCATAGACGCCGAAGGAGACCAGCAGCTGCGTCTGCGCCTTGCGCACGGTGACGCCCAGCGCGTTCACCTGCGCGGGCAGCTGGGGCGTGGCGGTGGCCACGCGGTTCTGCACGTCCACCGCGGCCAGGTCCACGTCGCGCGACGGGTCGAACGTGGC harbors:
- a CDS encoding cyclic nucleotide-binding and patatin-like phospholipase domain-containing protein, translated to MPSPLTVDERRRWLYTLKQAPVLRHARASALLRLLERARPVEPQPGEGICREGEPVDGIYLLRSGEWRMTTGGTVLLHLRSGMSLGVEALARGTWPVTVTAASASHALFLPRVELEAVAAVLRPGSPGGSAAARPDVVTFHAQQGLDLPPATRSVLVELVAKVMVHDFGDRVLLVRAGAKRTKGAVRGADGVFRRTVTPGAPLLAEGEDFDCVLVDGVPVPEVLTPREVRLVPPGGETDRVGTPGAPVLLTVLLSPWRSQGSTMLQGRSLPDEDGWDEEAPPPGCRLRLDWERLVVRPGDSRPLAALGLDAGTRDALSRWARAITGRRVGLALSGGGVWGFYHAHLLRRLAALDVPVDFLSGASMGSLVGAYYCGTARDGREGLDGLRRLQHRARNGHLSAAALSSVVTTQAMEWLVRGDLGDLALEELPMGFLPVTTDLTTGRCVVLEKGPLALAVRASGSAPGVWAPTLQPPARYVDGAFTSMVPVDVLLHAGADLVFSSNIFPAGHHHAARPLLPGAVGLFLSALNPVARAKDLLASGVLLLHRNGDLESARGDLRYDVGTREHPLLGSMRFTHVDEVLDEAARDMGLEQKLLEFKQAWEALRGRRNAAGGRRAA
- a CDS encoding efflux RND transporter permease subunit; this translates as MFTDFFIKRPVFSSVLSILITLVGAISIPSLPIEQYPELALPQVQITATYTGASAETVESAVTTVLERQLNGMEGMRYMSSTSTNDGQSTITATFDPSRDVDLAAVDVQNRVATATPQLPAQVNALGVTVRKAQTQLLVSFGVYDKEKRYDTEFISNYADVFIRDALLRVKGVGDVRIFGERRFAMRLWLDPTELARRGLTAQDVVNALQEQNVQVGAGKVGQAPSSKEQAYQLSLQVKGQLTSADEFGAIVIQRGADGALVRIRDVGNAQLGAESYQQLLRFNGQDAVGLGITQLPGSNALEVREGVEAELKRLSANFPPGLTYQVAFDTTAAVSASIEEVLKALGEAILLVVLVIFIFLHGWRSVLVAVTTLPVSLVGTFMFVNAFGFSLNTLTLFGLTLATGLVVDDAIVVIENVERVIEHEKVDAKEATHRGMQQVAGVVVATALVLSAVFIPVSFFPGTTGAIYRQFALTIAFSISLSALVALTLSPALCARLLRPNEGQKFVLARKFDEGLDALRRGYGKLLGVMLGKMRWLVVGIFAVFLVATGLLYRATPTGFIPDEDQGYVIIAVQGPEGTSLEYTRNVLIQVEGIIKQQEEVTQIFTVGGFSLLGTGANYGSLFINLKPWDERKTKESSVAGLIERLRGPLGQVGGARVLPLQPPAIRGVGSVGGFEFVLEDQQGGRTLEELAQATQALVGKAGQDPRLRGVFSAFTAGSPQLNIDVDREKAKAMGVPLSSLFSTLQVYLGSQYVNDFTFANRVYRVFVQAATPFRDNPKDIGSFYVRSDTGAMVPLEALVRVTPITSAQNITHYNLFRSANINGQGSPGTSTGTALNAMEEVAKQALPPGFTFEWTGLSQEQKSAGNTVLVIFALGIVFVFLVLAAQYESFALPFVVMLAVPVAMMGALLLQNLRGLVNDVFCQVGLVMLVGLASKNAILIVEFGEQLRAQGQGVVESAINAAETRLRPILMTSFAFLFGVVPLMLASGAGASARKSLGTAVFGGMLFSTFVNLIFIPVLYALVEGARTKVLKHRKHGNSPRGPSNPPPPAIPPEGEPPRPQPA